The following are from one region of the Magallana gigas chromosome 4, xbMagGiga1.1, whole genome shotgun sequence genome:
- the LOC105344935 gene encoding uncharacterized protein isoform X3 — protein MNVDANLRRNKVSFGLEHNETRTLPRIQQDRFGAKHGGKQHSNRRHSEFMSEASLLSQKISDGRRRSEVYHTKRRPSDVLKDHPKNHVTSSNQNSCIEQQNQMKRMLKNRRCSDEKIYLLDVVSCGKSLRTKSIMAVVSLQKHGHVTAVFYNKYGIMSPSVHRPRFQAISGPKRFSEGDVLEARHQQSLDAADKKSHLNKFRNVTKATIFRDTAQSLSNRLKGRRISEIDEQLTMDVRGEGRRGTVHGSQLYVVSDGGRLSRRIDEPISKQRLSTLLSATLKAKEEEKKNMLRRLQTVSRVVGRVCALQKIVMQRNANDTVYQSQLKDIGSSPVNEKNTYGANRIDVSYFKANRQMRMSQRGLQILSKPSDQRTTDDIRYATNALRNVKYIAEFPLRIQESLARVGYVECYEPKRFIVKEGGAPENAYIVLYGSIVTAILDDHKLSATSIDVLIKRGQPFGEIGVFKNQRRGGSNITNEYTEVLRIPAEEYKKIFMGGVQTNPVNDPFLMKFGFLRHWPLKCLKEEPGKYFVTYFQRNVILTRNSNKSDWIYLVKEGSLRVLKRLEKVKPIVSKRSGEYTMTAHPSGYFSFLSRTEDFDRYVSYHDIRLPSPLHMETDYGDEYGDPNYTPGTPRHKKSQSLVKRLDSVLRPHTTGRMIITPGSERLTSADQSPRSTVSDSPASKSPKTQASESSREKTDSPVLSSITEGELATDGKKRIGLKTIFTDLDVGAKTENDVPLPETDKETEWVHVQTLTKDQTFGLQYVMFEKENKPQPSFVVISNGAEVVQISRSLFISKLDFNARERLRSEVSPYPTDDELQSNLTTRVNWEAYKDIVLHQIICDKNKRRPSSQLKFRPIKFNLSKHTLAKSVYS, from the exons ATGAACGTCGACGCAAACCTCCGCCGAAACAAAGTCTCGTTCGGTTTAGAACACAACGAGACCCGAACTCTTCCAAGGATTCAACAAGATCGATTTGGTGCTAAACATGGAGGGAAGCAGCACTCGAATAGAAGACACAGCGAATTCATGTCCGAAGCAAGCCTTCTATCCCAAAAAATATCCGACGGAAGGCGACGTAGCGAAGTGTACCATACAAAACGCAGACCCAGCGATGTTCTCAAAGATCACCCAAAAAACCACGTGACATCGAGCAACCAAAACTCATGCATCGAACAACAAAACCAAATGAAACGAATGCTGAAAAACCGGCGATGTAGCGacgaaaaaatatatttattagacGTCGTTTCGTGTGGCAAGAGTCTACGCACTAAATCCATAATGGCGGTAGTCTCACTCCAAAAACACGGGCATGTCACGGCTGTATTCTATAATAAGTATGGTATAATGTCTCCTTCAGTCCACCGGCCCAGATTCCAAGCCATTTCCGGTCCCAAGAGGTTCTCCGAGGGCGATGTTCTGGAGGCCCGTCATCAGCAGTCGTTAGACGCGGCGGACAAGAAGAGTCATCTCAACAAGTTCAGGAATGTAACCAAAGCAACCATTTTCAG AGACACTGCTCAATCACTTAG TAATAGATTAAAAGGAAGAAGAATTTCCGAAATTGATGAACAGCTGACCATGGACGTGAGAGGTGAAGGTCGTCGGGGCACGGTCCACGGCAGTCAGCTGTATGTGGTCAGTGACGGGGGAAGGCTGTCCCGGCGGATAGACGAACCAATCTCAAAGCAACGACTCAGTACCCTACTGTCAGCCACACTGAAAGCAAAGGAAGAGGAGAAAAAG AATATGTTAAGGAGGCTACAGACTGTCAGCAGAGTTGTCGGCCGTGTTTGTGCGCTGCAGAAGATCGTAATGCAGCGGAA TGCCAATGACACTGTGTATCAGTCCCAGCTGAAGGATATCGGGAGTTCCCCCGTGAACGAGAAGAATACGTACGGAGCCAACAGGATAGACGTATCCTACTTCAAGGCCAACCGACAG ATGAGGATGTCACAAAGAGGTCTACAAATTTTATCCAAACCGTCAGACCAGAGGACGACCGATGACATCCGATAT gCAACCAACGCCCTCCGGAATGTGAAGTACATCGCCGAGTTTCCTCTAAGAATCCAGGAATCCTTGGCTCGGGTAGGCTACGTTGAGTGTTACGAGCCCAAGCGCTTCATAGTGAAAGAGGGCGGGGCGCCGGAAAACGCCTACATCGTTCTGTATGGCTCCA ttgttACCGCCATTTTGGATGACCACAAGTTATCAGCTACATCTATAGATGTGCTTATTAAACGAGGACAGCCATTTGGG GAAATAGGAGTATTCAAAAATCAAAGAAGAGGCGGATCAAACATTACGAATGAATACACAGAAGTTCTGAGAATTCCTGCAGAG GAATACAAGAAGATATTCATGGGCGGCGTACAAACTAACCCAGTAAACGATCCATTCCTTAT GAAATTTGGGTTTCTACGACACTGGccattaaaatgtttgaaagaGGAACCTGGAAAATACTTTGTTACATATTTTCA acgaaATGTGATTTTAACGAGAAATAGTAATAAATCGGACTGGATTTACTTAGTTAAAGAG GGATCTCTTAGGGTTCTAAAAAGACTCGAAAAGGTGAAACCCATTGTCAGCAAACGTTCCGGGGAATACACAATGACAGCGCATCCTAGTGGGTATTTTTCGTTTCTTAGTCGAACCGAGGATTTCGACCGTTACGTCAGTTACCATGACATCCGTCTTCCGTCACCCCTTCACATGGAAACAGACTACGGTGACGAATACGGTGACCCCAATTATACTCCGGGAACCCCGCGGCACAAAAAGTCGCAGTCGTTAGTGAAACGCTTGGACAGTGTTCTCCGACCACACACGACCGGAAGGATGATCATCACGCCCGGAAGTGAACGATTGACGTCTGCTGACCAATCACCAAGGTCGACAGTTAGTGATAGTCCCGCCTCAAAAAGTCCTAAG actcaAGCTTCTGAATCAAGCAGAGAAAAAACAGATTCTCCCGTTTTATCAAGTATAACAGAAGGAGAAT TAGCCACAGACGGTAAGAAGCGGATAGGATTAAAGACAATCTTCACAGATCTTGATGTTGGTGCCAAAACG GAAAACGATGTGCCATTACCAGAGACGGACAAAGAAACGGAGTGGGTCCATGTTCAAACCTTGACAAAGGACCAAACGTTT GGTCTACAATATGTGATGTTTGAAAAGGAAAACAAACCACAACCAAGTTTTGTTGTCATTAGCAACGGAGCAGAGGTGGTTCAAATCAGTCGCTCCTTGTTTATTTCGAAACTTGATTTTAATGCCAGAGAGAGGCTTCGAAGCGAG GTGTCGCCATATCCGACAGACGATGAACTACAGAGCAATCTTACCACACGGGTTAACTGGGAGGCTTATAAGGACATTGTGTTACACCAGATCATCTGTGACAAAAACAAACGCAGGCCATCGTCTCAGCTCAAATTTAGACCAATAAAATTCAATCTTTCAAAACATACCTTGGCAAAGTCTGTGTACTCAtag
- the LOC105344935 gene encoding uncharacterized protein isoform X2, which translates to MNVDANLRRNKVSFGLEHNETRTLPRIQQDRFGAKHGGKQHSNRRHSEFMSEASLLSQKISDGRRRSEVYHTKRRPSDVLKDHPKNHVTSSNQNSCIEQQNQMKRMLKNRRCSDEKIYLLDVVSCGKSLRTKSIMAVVSLQKHGHVTAVFYNKYGIMSPSVHRPRFQAISGPKRFSEGDVLEARHQQSLDAADKKSHLNKFRNVTKATIFSNRLKGRRISEIDEQLTMDVRGEGRRGTVHGSQLYVVSDGGRLSRRIDEPISKQRLSTLLSATLKAKEEEKKNMLRRLQTVSRVVGRVCALQKIVMQRNANDTVYQSQLKDIGSSPVNEKNTYGANRIDVSYFKANRQMRMSQRGLQILSKPSDQRTTDDIRYATNALRNVKYIAEFPLRIQESLARVGYVECYEPKRFIVKEGGAPENAYIVLYGSIVTAILDDHKLSATSIDVLIKRGQPFGEIGVFKNQRRGGSNITNEYTEVLRIPAEEYKKIFMGGVQTNPVNDPFLMKFGFLRHWPLKCLKEEPGKYFVTYFQRNVILTRNSNKSDWIYLVKEGSLRVLKRLEKVKPIVSKRSGEYTMTAHPSGYFSFLSRTEDFDRYVSYHDIRLPSPLHMETDYGDEYGDPNYTPGTPRHKKSQSLVKRLDSVLRPHTTGRMIITPGSERLTSADQSPRSTVSDSPASKSPKTQASESSREKTDSPVLSSITEGELATDGKKRIGLKTIFTDLDVGAKTTEDLRPRQVRISPMMEENDVPLPETDKETEWVHVQTLTKDQTFGLQYVMFEKENKPQPSFVVISNGAEVVQISRSLFISKLDFNARERLRSEVSPYPTDDELQSNLTTRVNWEAYKDIVLHQIICDKNKRRPSSQLKFRPIKFNLSKHTLAKSVYS; encoded by the exons ATGAACGTCGACGCAAACCTCCGCCGAAACAAAGTCTCGTTCGGTTTAGAACACAACGAGACCCGAACTCTTCCAAGGATTCAACAAGATCGATTTGGTGCTAAACATGGAGGGAAGCAGCACTCGAATAGAAGACACAGCGAATTCATGTCCGAAGCAAGCCTTCTATCCCAAAAAATATCCGACGGAAGGCGACGTAGCGAAGTGTACCATACAAAACGCAGACCCAGCGATGTTCTCAAAGATCACCCAAAAAACCACGTGACATCGAGCAACCAAAACTCATGCATCGAACAACAAAACCAAATGAAACGAATGCTGAAAAACCGGCGATGTAGCGacgaaaaaatatatttattagacGTCGTTTCGTGTGGCAAGAGTCTACGCACTAAATCCATAATGGCGGTAGTCTCACTCCAAAAACACGGGCATGTCACGGCTGTATTCTATAATAAGTATGGTATAATGTCTCCTTCAGTCCACCGGCCCAGATTCCAAGCCATTTCCGGTCCCAAGAGGTTCTCCGAGGGCGATGTTCTGGAGGCCCGTCATCAGCAGTCGTTAGACGCGGCGGACAAGAAGAGTCATCTCAACAAGTTCAGGAATGTAACCAAAGCAACCATTTTCAG TAATAGATTAAAAGGAAGAAGAATTTCCGAAATTGATGAACAGCTGACCATGGACGTGAGAGGTGAAGGTCGTCGGGGCACGGTCCACGGCAGTCAGCTGTATGTGGTCAGTGACGGGGGAAGGCTGTCCCGGCGGATAGACGAACCAATCTCAAAGCAACGACTCAGTACCCTACTGTCAGCCACACTGAAAGCAAAGGAAGAGGAGAAAAAG AATATGTTAAGGAGGCTACAGACTGTCAGCAGAGTTGTCGGCCGTGTTTGTGCGCTGCAGAAGATCGTAATGCAGCGGAA TGCCAATGACACTGTGTATCAGTCCCAGCTGAAGGATATCGGGAGTTCCCCCGTGAACGAGAAGAATACGTACGGAGCCAACAGGATAGACGTATCCTACTTCAAGGCCAACCGACAG ATGAGGATGTCACAAAGAGGTCTACAAATTTTATCCAAACCGTCAGACCAGAGGACGACCGATGACATCCGATAT gCAACCAACGCCCTCCGGAATGTGAAGTACATCGCCGAGTTTCCTCTAAGAATCCAGGAATCCTTGGCTCGGGTAGGCTACGTTGAGTGTTACGAGCCCAAGCGCTTCATAGTGAAAGAGGGCGGGGCGCCGGAAAACGCCTACATCGTTCTGTATGGCTCCA ttgttACCGCCATTTTGGATGACCACAAGTTATCAGCTACATCTATAGATGTGCTTATTAAACGAGGACAGCCATTTGGG GAAATAGGAGTATTCAAAAATCAAAGAAGAGGCGGATCAAACATTACGAATGAATACACAGAAGTTCTGAGAATTCCTGCAGAG GAATACAAGAAGATATTCATGGGCGGCGTACAAACTAACCCAGTAAACGATCCATTCCTTAT GAAATTTGGGTTTCTACGACACTGGccattaaaatgtttgaaagaGGAACCTGGAAAATACTTTGTTACATATTTTCA acgaaATGTGATTTTAACGAGAAATAGTAATAAATCGGACTGGATTTACTTAGTTAAAGAG GGATCTCTTAGGGTTCTAAAAAGACTCGAAAAGGTGAAACCCATTGTCAGCAAACGTTCCGGGGAATACACAATGACAGCGCATCCTAGTGGGTATTTTTCGTTTCTTAGTCGAACCGAGGATTTCGACCGTTACGTCAGTTACCATGACATCCGTCTTCCGTCACCCCTTCACATGGAAACAGACTACGGTGACGAATACGGTGACCCCAATTATACTCCGGGAACCCCGCGGCACAAAAAGTCGCAGTCGTTAGTGAAACGCTTGGACAGTGTTCTCCGACCACACACGACCGGAAGGATGATCATCACGCCCGGAAGTGAACGATTGACGTCTGCTGACCAATCACCAAGGTCGACAGTTAGTGATAGTCCCGCCTCAAAAAGTCCTAAG actcaAGCTTCTGAATCAAGCAGAGAAAAAACAGATTCTCCCGTTTTATCAAGTATAACAGAAGGAGAAT TAGCCACAGACGGTAAGAAGCGGATAGGATTAAAGACAATCTTCACAGATCTTGATGTTGGTGCCAAAACG ACAGAAGATCTGAGACCTCGTCAAGTGAGAATTAGTCCTATGATGGAA GAAAACGATGTGCCATTACCAGAGACGGACAAAGAAACGGAGTGGGTCCATGTTCAAACCTTGACAAAGGACCAAACGTTT GGTCTACAATATGTGATGTTTGAAAAGGAAAACAAACCACAACCAAGTTTTGTTGTCATTAGCAACGGAGCAGAGGTGGTTCAAATCAGTCGCTCCTTGTTTATTTCGAAACTTGATTTTAATGCCAGAGAGAGGCTTCGAAGCGAG GTGTCGCCATATCCGACAGACGATGAACTACAGAGCAATCTTACCACACGGGTTAACTGGGAGGCTTATAAGGACATTGTGTTACACCAGATCATCTGTGACAAAAACAAACGCAGGCCATCGTCTCAGCTCAAATTTAGACCAATAAAATTCAATCTTTCAAAACATACCTTGGCAAAGTCTGTGTACTCAtag
- the LOC105344935 gene encoding uncharacterized protein isoform X1, translating into MNVDANLRRNKVSFGLEHNETRTLPRIQQDRFGAKHGGKQHSNRRHSEFMSEASLLSQKISDGRRRSEVYHTKRRPSDVLKDHPKNHVTSSNQNSCIEQQNQMKRMLKNRRCSDEKIYLLDVVSCGKSLRTKSIMAVVSLQKHGHVTAVFYNKYGIMSPSVHRPRFQAISGPKRFSEGDVLEARHQQSLDAADKKSHLNKFRNVTKATIFRDTAQSLSNRLKGRRISEIDEQLTMDVRGEGRRGTVHGSQLYVVSDGGRLSRRIDEPISKQRLSTLLSATLKAKEEEKKNMLRRLQTVSRVVGRVCALQKIVMQRNANDTVYQSQLKDIGSSPVNEKNTYGANRIDVSYFKANRQMRMSQRGLQILSKPSDQRTTDDIRYATNALRNVKYIAEFPLRIQESLARVGYVECYEPKRFIVKEGGAPENAYIVLYGSIVTAILDDHKLSATSIDVLIKRGQPFGEIGVFKNQRRGGSNITNEYTEVLRIPAEEYKKIFMGGVQTNPVNDPFLMKFGFLRHWPLKCLKEEPGKYFVTYFQRNVILTRNSNKSDWIYLVKEGSLRVLKRLEKVKPIVSKRSGEYTMTAHPSGYFSFLSRTEDFDRYVSYHDIRLPSPLHMETDYGDEYGDPNYTPGTPRHKKSQSLVKRLDSVLRPHTTGRMIITPGSERLTSADQSPRSTVSDSPASKSPKTQASESSREKTDSPVLSSITEGELATDGKKRIGLKTIFTDLDVGAKTTEDLRPRQVRISPMMEENDVPLPETDKETEWVHVQTLTKDQTFGLQYVMFEKENKPQPSFVVISNGAEVVQISRSLFISKLDFNARERLRSEVSPYPTDDELQSNLTTRVNWEAYKDIVLHQIICDKNKRRPSSQLKFRPIKFNLSKHTLAKSVYS; encoded by the exons ATGAACGTCGACGCAAACCTCCGCCGAAACAAAGTCTCGTTCGGTTTAGAACACAACGAGACCCGAACTCTTCCAAGGATTCAACAAGATCGATTTGGTGCTAAACATGGAGGGAAGCAGCACTCGAATAGAAGACACAGCGAATTCATGTCCGAAGCAAGCCTTCTATCCCAAAAAATATCCGACGGAAGGCGACGTAGCGAAGTGTACCATACAAAACGCAGACCCAGCGATGTTCTCAAAGATCACCCAAAAAACCACGTGACATCGAGCAACCAAAACTCATGCATCGAACAACAAAACCAAATGAAACGAATGCTGAAAAACCGGCGATGTAGCGacgaaaaaatatatttattagacGTCGTTTCGTGTGGCAAGAGTCTACGCACTAAATCCATAATGGCGGTAGTCTCACTCCAAAAACACGGGCATGTCACGGCTGTATTCTATAATAAGTATGGTATAATGTCTCCTTCAGTCCACCGGCCCAGATTCCAAGCCATTTCCGGTCCCAAGAGGTTCTCCGAGGGCGATGTTCTGGAGGCCCGTCATCAGCAGTCGTTAGACGCGGCGGACAAGAAGAGTCATCTCAACAAGTTCAGGAATGTAACCAAAGCAACCATTTTCAG AGACACTGCTCAATCACTTAG TAATAGATTAAAAGGAAGAAGAATTTCCGAAATTGATGAACAGCTGACCATGGACGTGAGAGGTGAAGGTCGTCGGGGCACGGTCCACGGCAGTCAGCTGTATGTGGTCAGTGACGGGGGAAGGCTGTCCCGGCGGATAGACGAACCAATCTCAAAGCAACGACTCAGTACCCTACTGTCAGCCACACTGAAAGCAAAGGAAGAGGAGAAAAAG AATATGTTAAGGAGGCTACAGACTGTCAGCAGAGTTGTCGGCCGTGTTTGTGCGCTGCAGAAGATCGTAATGCAGCGGAA TGCCAATGACACTGTGTATCAGTCCCAGCTGAAGGATATCGGGAGTTCCCCCGTGAACGAGAAGAATACGTACGGAGCCAACAGGATAGACGTATCCTACTTCAAGGCCAACCGACAG ATGAGGATGTCACAAAGAGGTCTACAAATTTTATCCAAACCGTCAGACCAGAGGACGACCGATGACATCCGATAT gCAACCAACGCCCTCCGGAATGTGAAGTACATCGCCGAGTTTCCTCTAAGAATCCAGGAATCCTTGGCTCGGGTAGGCTACGTTGAGTGTTACGAGCCCAAGCGCTTCATAGTGAAAGAGGGCGGGGCGCCGGAAAACGCCTACATCGTTCTGTATGGCTCCA ttgttACCGCCATTTTGGATGACCACAAGTTATCAGCTACATCTATAGATGTGCTTATTAAACGAGGACAGCCATTTGGG GAAATAGGAGTATTCAAAAATCAAAGAAGAGGCGGATCAAACATTACGAATGAATACACAGAAGTTCTGAGAATTCCTGCAGAG GAATACAAGAAGATATTCATGGGCGGCGTACAAACTAACCCAGTAAACGATCCATTCCTTAT GAAATTTGGGTTTCTACGACACTGGccattaaaatgtttgaaagaGGAACCTGGAAAATACTTTGTTACATATTTTCA acgaaATGTGATTTTAACGAGAAATAGTAATAAATCGGACTGGATTTACTTAGTTAAAGAG GGATCTCTTAGGGTTCTAAAAAGACTCGAAAAGGTGAAACCCATTGTCAGCAAACGTTCCGGGGAATACACAATGACAGCGCATCCTAGTGGGTATTTTTCGTTTCTTAGTCGAACCGAGGATTTCGACCGTTACGTCAGTTACCATGACATCCGTCTTCCGTCACCCCTTCACATGGAAACAGACTACGGTGACGAATACGGTGACCCCAATTATACTCCGGGAACCCCGCGGCACAAAAAGTCGCAGTCGTTAGTGAAACGCTTGGACAGTGTTCTCCGACCACACACGACCGGAAGGATGATCATCACGCCCGGAAGTGAACGATTGACGTCTGCTGACCAATCACCAAGGTCGACAGTTAGTGATAGTCCCGCCTCAAAAAGTCCTAAG actcaAGCTTCTGAATCAAGCAGAGAAAAAACAGATTCTCCCGTTTTATCAAGTATAACAGAAGGAGAAT TAGCCACAGACGGTAAGAAGCGGATAGGATTAAAGACAATCTTCACAGATCTTGATGTTGGTGCCAAAACG ACAGAAGATCTGAGACCTCGTCAAGTGAGAATTAGTCCTATGATGGAA GAAAACGATGTGCCATTACCAGAGACGGACAAAGAAACGGAGTGGGTCCATGTTCAAACCTTGACAAAGGACCAAACGTTT GGTCTACAATATGTGATGTTTGAAAAGGAAAACAAACCACAACCAAGTTTTGTTGTCATTAGCAACGGAGCAGAGGTGGTTCAAATCAGTCGCTCCTTGTTTATTTCGAAACTTGATTTTAATGCCAGAGAGAGGCTTCGAAGCGAG GTGTCGCCATATCCGACAGACGATGAACTACAGAGCAATCTTACCACACGGGTTAACTGGGAGGCTTATAAGGACATTGTGTTACACCAGATCATCTGTGACAAAAACAAACGCAGGCCATCGTCTCAGCTCAAATTTAGACCAATAAAATTCAATCTTTCAAAACATACCTTGGCAAAGTCTGTGTACTCAtag
- the LOC105344935 gene encoding uncharacterized protein isoform X6: MEFIDRKVHRPRFQAISGPKRFSEGDVLEARHQQSLDAADKKSHLNKFRNVTKATIFRDTAQSLSNRLKGRRISEIDEQLTMDVRGEGRRGTVHGSQLYVVSDGGRLSRRIDEPISKQRLSTLLSATLKAKEEEKKNMLRRLQTVSRVVGRVCALQKIVMQRNANDTVYQSQLKDIGSSPVNEKNTYGANRIDVSYFKANRQMRMSQRGLQILSKPSDQRTTDDIRYATNALRNVKYIAEFPLRIQESLARVGYVECYEPKRFIVKEGGAPENAYIVLYGSIVTAILDDHKLSATSIDVLIKRGQPFGEIGVFKNQRRGGSNITNEYTEVLRIPAEEYKKIFMGGVQTNPVNDPFLMKFGFLRHWPLKCLKEEPGKYFVTYFQRNVILTRNSNKSDWIYLVKEGSLRVLKRLEKVKPIVSKRSGEYTMTAHPSGYFSFLSRTEDFDRYVSYHDIRLPSPLHMETDYGDEYGDPNYTPGTPRHKKSQSLVKRLDSVLRPHTTGRMIITPGSERLTSADQSPRSTVSDSPASKSPKTQASESSREKTDSPVLSSITEGELATDGKKRIGLKTIFTDLDVGAKTTEDLRPRQVRISPMMEENDVPLPETDKETEWVHVQTLTKDQTFGLQYVMFEKENKPQPSFVVISNGAEVVQISRSLFISKLDFNARERLRSEVSPYPTDDELQSNLTTRVNWEAYKDIVLHQIICDKNKRRPSSQLKFRPIKFNLSKHTLAKSVYS; the protein is encoded by the exons ATGGAATTTATTGATAGAAAAG TCCACCGGCCCAGATTCCAAGCCATTTCCGGTCCCAAGAGGTTCTCCGAGGGCGATGTTCTGGAGGCCCGTCATCAGCAGTCGTTAGACGCGGCGGACAAGAAGAGTCATCTCAACAAGTTCAGGAATGTAACCAAAGCAACCATTTTCAG AGACACTGCTCAATCACTTAG TAATAGATTAAAAGGAAGAAGAATTTCCGAAATTGATGAACAGCTGACCATGGACGTGAGAGGTGAAGGTCGTCGGGGCACGGTCCACGGCAGTCAGCTGTATGTGGTCAGTGACGGGGGAAGGCTGTCCCGGCGGATAGACGAACCAATCTCAAAGCAACGACTCAGTACCCTACTGTCAGCCACACTGAAAGCAAAGGAAGAGGAGAAAAAG AATATGTTAAGGAGGCTACAGACTGTCAGCAGAGTTGTCGGCCGTGTTTGTGCGCTGCAGAAGATCGTAATGCAGCGGAA TGCCAATGACACTGTGTATCAGTCCCAGCTGAAGGATATCGGGAGTTCCCCCGTGAACGAGAAGAATACGTACGGAGCCAACAGGATAGACGTATCCTACTTCAAGGCCAACCGACAG ATGAGGATGTCACAAAGAGGTCTACAAATTTTATCCAAACCGTCAGACCAGAGGACGACCGATGACATCCGATAT gCAACCAACGCCCTCCGGAATGTGAAGTACATCGCCGAGTTTCCTCTAAGAATCCAGGAATCCTTGGCTCGGGTAGGCTACGTTGAGTGTTACGAGCCCAAGCGCTTCATAGTGAAAGAGGGCGGGGCGCCGGAAAACGCCTACATCGTTCTGTATGGCTCCA ttgttACCGCCATTTTGGATGACCACAAGTTATCAGCTACATCTATAGATGTGCTTATTAAACGAGGACAGCCATTTGGG GAAATAGGAGTATTCAAAAATCAAAGAAGAGGCGGATCAAACATTACGAATGAATACACAGAAGTTCTGAGAATTCCTGCAGAG GAATACAAGAAGATATTCATGGGCGGCGTACAAACTAACCCAGTAAACGATCCATTCCTTAT GAAATTTGGGTTTCTACGACACTGGccattaaaatgtttgaaagaGGAACCTGGAAAATACTTTGTTACATATTTTCA acgaaATGTGATTTTAACGAGAAATAGTAATAAATCGGACTGGATTTACTTAGTTAAAGAG GGATCTCTTAGGGTTCTAAAAAGACTCGAAAAGGTGAAACCCATTGTCAGCAAACGTTCCGGGGAATACACAATGACAGCGCATCCTAGTGGGTATTTTTCGTTTCTTAGTCGAACCGAGGATTTCGACCGTTACGTCAGTTACCATGACATCCGTCTTCCGTCACCCCTTCACATGGAAACAGACTACGGTGACGAATACGGTGACCCCAATTATACTCCGGGAACCCCGCGGCACAAAAAGTCGCAGTCGTTAGTGAAACGCTTGGACAGTGTTCTCCGACCACACACGACCGGAAGGATGATCATCACGCCCGGAAGTGAACGATTGACGTCTGCTGACCAATCACCAAGGTCGACAGTTAGTGATAGTCCCGCCTCAAAAAGTCCTAAG actcaAGCTTCTGAATCAAGCAGAGAAAAAACAGATTCTCCCGTTTTATCAAGTATAACAGAAGGAGAAT TAGCCACAGACGGTAAGAAGCGGATAGGATTAAAGACAATCTTCACAGATCTTGATGTTGGTGCCAAAACG ACAGAAGATCTGAGACCTCGTCAAGTGAGAATTAGTCCTATGATGGAA GAAAACGATGTGCCATTACCAGAGACGGACAAAGAAACGGAGTGGGTCCATGTTCAAACCTTGACAAAGGACCAAACGTTT GGTCTACAATATGTGATGTTTGAAAAGGAAAACAAACCACAACCAAGTTTTGTTGTCATTAGCAACGGAGCAGAGGTGGTTCAAATCAGTCGCTCCTTGTTTATTTCGAAACTTGATTTTAATGCCAGAGAGAGGCTTCGAAGCGAG GTGTCGCCATATCCGACAGACGATGAACTACAGAGCAATCTTACCACACGGGTTAACTGGGAGGCTTATAAGGACATTGTGTTACACCAGATCATCTGTGACAAAAACAAACGCAGGCCATCGTCTCAGCTCAAATTTAGACCAATAAAATTCAATCTTTCAAAACATACCTTGGCAAAGTCTGTGTACTCAtag